One Desulfonatronum sp. SC1 genomic region harbors:
- a CDS encoding UbiX family flavin prenyltransferase — MPPSARNRIVLAVTGASGMPYARTLAEMLGDRRELHLIVSKAGWLVWNQELGTPREELLNKAFRAYSQDDLAAPPASGSWQHQGMVVCPCSMASLAAIARGLGSNLIHRSADVTLKERRRLILVTRETPLNSIHLENMLAATRAGAVVLPASPGFYHRPRTIQDLTEQLCGRILDALDVDHDATRRWGEDAPGLEPSPTETRQ; from the coding sequence ATGCCCCCATCCGCTCGAAACCGCATCGTCCTGGCCGTCACCGGAGCCAGCGGCATGCCCTATGCCCGGACCCTGGCGGAAATGCTGGGCGATCGCCGCGAACTGCATTTGATCGTTTCCAAGGCCGGCTGGCTGGTTTGGAACCAGGAACTGGGCACGCCCCGCGAGGAACTGCTGAACAAGGCATTTCGCGCCTATTCCCAAGACGATCTGGCCGCGCCGCCGGCCAGCGGATCCTGGCAACATCAGGGCATGGTGGTCTGCCCCTGCTCCATGGCCAGCCTGGCGGCCATTGCCCGGGGGCTGGGCAGCAACCTGATCCACCGATCCGCGGACGTCACGCTCAAGGAGCGGCGTCGGCTGATTCTGGTCACCCGGGAAACGCCGCTGAACAGCATTCACCTGGAAAACATGCTGGCCGCGACCAGGGCCGGAGCCGTGGTGCTGCCCGCCAGTCCGGGATTCTATCACCGCCCCCGGACCATCCAGGATCTGACGGAACAACTCTGCGGTCGGATACTGGACGCGCTGGACGTGGATCACGACGCGACGCGACGCTGGGGAGAGGACGCCCCCGGTCTGGAGCCGTCACCAACCGAGACACGCCAATGA
- a CDS encoding metal-dependent hydrolase codes for MEHRLIWHGHAAFQIVTPSLSVLIDPWFEGNPSSRTSHEALDKVDLVLITHDHGDHVGQAVEICRRTGAHLLGVVETVAKLKNLGLPADQVVNGTGMNIGGTVRFHTLQATMVQAQHSSETGLAVGYILTLEDGTCVYHAGDTGIFSTMELYGRLFNIDLALLPIGGVFTMDPRQAAMACALLQCGEVVPMHWGSFPVLEQNCDSFAEQLGIHAPKVRLNAMKPGQTLNMGKQNLDFAARIADE; via the coding sequence ATGGAACATCGATTGATCTGGCATGGACACGCGGCTTTTCAAATCGTCACGCCCAGCCTGAGCGTGCTGATCGACCCCTGGTTCGAGGGCAACCCGTCCTCGCGAACCTCCCACGAAGCCTTGGACAAGGTGGACCTGGTGCTGATCACCCACGACCATGGGGACCATGTCGGTCAGGCCGTGGAAATCTGCCGGCGGACCGGAGCACACCTTCTCGGCGTCGTGGAAACCGTGGCCAAGCTCAAAAACCTCGGCCTTCCTGCGGATCAAGTGGTCAACGGCACCGGCATGAACATCGGCGGCACGGTGCGCTTCCACACCCTCCAGGCAACCATGGTCCAGGCCCAGCACTCCTCGGAAACCGGCCTGGCCGTGGGCTACATCCTGACCCTGGAAGACGGGACCTGCGTCTACCACGCCGGGGACACGGGCATTTTCTCGACCATGGAACTCTACGGGCGGCTGTTCAACATCGACCTGGCCCTGCTGCCCATCGGCGGAGTGTTCACCATGGATCCCCGGCAGGCGGCCATGGCCTGCGCCCTGCTCCAGTGCGGGGAAGTCGTGCCCATGCACTGGGGTTCGTTCCCGGTTCTAGAGCAGAACTGCGACAGCTTCGCCGAACAACTTGGCATCCACGCCCCGAAGGTCCGGCTCAATGCCATGAAGCCTGGCCAAACCCTGAACATGGGCAAGCAGAATCTGGATTTCGCGGCTCGGATCGCGGATGAATGA